From Klebsiella electrica, the proteins below share one genomic window:
- a CDS encoding lytic transglycosylase domain-containing protein produces the protein MKVESSFNPYAIGVVGGRLARQPRHKEEAVATAQYLAQAGWNFSLGLGQVNRHNLDKYGLDYETVFDPCHNARAAAGIFNECLRRASVKFSPQQAQLAAFSCYYSGNFRRGFLPEGQAQTSYVERIMAVKPTLTAGGAVPIAVIPDGQSRPTAKVPSAKENRPTSPGAKLSQIAGASSPRGVKALRGD, from the coding sequence ATGAAAGTGGAATCGTCGTTTAATCCTTATGCCATTGGCGTGGTGGGCGGGCGGCTGGCGCGTCAGCCGCGCCATAAGGAAGAAGCTGTCGCTACCGCGCAGTATCTGGCACAGGCAGGCTGGAATTTTTCGCTAGGGCTGGGTCAGGTGAACCGGCACAATCTCGACAAATACGGACTGGATTATGAAACCGTCTTCGATCCTTGTCATAACGCCCGCGCCGCTGCCGGTATTTTTAATGAATGCCTGCGCCGCGCGTCGGTCAAGTTTTCCCCGCAACAGGCGCAGCTGGCGGCGTTTTCCTGCTACTACAGCGGCAACTTCCGCCGCGGCTTTCTCCCTGAAGGCCAGGCGCAGACCAGCTACGTTGAGCGGATCATGGCGGTAAAGCCGACGCTTACGGCAGGCGGCGCGGTCCCTATTGCGGTGATTCCCGACGGTCAATCTCGCCCAACGGCAAAAGTCCCCAGCGCAAAAGAAAACCGGCCAACGTCGCCCGGCGCGAAGCTATCTCAGATAGCCGGCGCATCATCGCCCCGAGGCGTGAAAGCTCTGCGGGGTGA
- a CDS encoding roadblock/LC7 domain-containing protein, translated as MTSILPFAIEDAGTLSTELSQQIQQLLLEFAQNYPVMGELLVATADGYEVAAVLKEEDPGRLHKIAAMTSSLLGVGAAMLNEIAAGEQKAITVEGERDNILLWQVATQRFPLCLTVVASAQEPLGQLFWLLRQLAAAIAEICHAQPDLPPPQEYYYE; from the coding sequence ATGACAAGCATACTTCCGTTTGCGATTGAAGATGCCGGTACCCTGTCGACTGAACTCAGTCAGCAGATTCAGCAACTGCTGCTGGAGTTTGCCCAGAATTATCCCGTGATGGGGGAGCTGCTGGTGGCGACCGCCGATGGTTATGAGGTCGCGGCCGTTCTCAAAGAAGAGGACCCCGGGCGGTTACATAAAATCGCGGCGATGACCAGCTCTCTGCTGGGGGTTGGCGCCGCGATGCTAAATGAAATCGCGGCCGGAGAGCAGAAAGCCATCACCGTCGAGGGCGAGAGGGACAATATCCTGCTCTGGCAGGTCGCTACGCAGCGTTTTCCGCTATGTCTGACCGTCGTGGCCTCCGCACAGGAGCCCCTCGGGCAACTGTTCTGGCTGCTGCGCCAGTTGGCGGCGGCCATTGCTGAGATTTGTCATGCGCAGCCCGATCTGCCGCCGCCACAGGAATATTATTATGAATGA
- a CDS encoding roadblock/LC7 domain-containing protein, with protein sequence MAEMEKLLDGLVNLDGALGAALVDARNGMLLHGVGSAGLDIEIAAAAITDVLRANIKMLKLMATGDEVEDILITLGKQYHILRPVRAVDGVFVYTILDRRNGNLALARRKVTDVEEAIVIL encoded by the coding sequence ATGGCTGAAATGGAAAAGTTACTGGATGGACTGGTTAACCTTGATGGCGCGCTGGGGGCGGCGCTGGTCGATGCCCGTAATGGCATGCTGTTACACGGCGTGGGCTCTGCCGGTCTGGATATTGAAATTGCCGCCGCGGCCATTACTGACGTTCTGCGCGCCAATATCAAGATGCTGAAATTAATGGCGACCGGAGATGAAGTGGAAGACATCCTGATTACGCTGGGCAAACAGTACCACATACTCCGACCGGTGAGGGCTGTGGATGGGGTATTCGTGTATACCATTCTCGATCGCCGCAATGGAAATCTGGCGCTGGCCAGACGCAAAGTGACGGACGTTGAAGAGGCCATCGTCATTTTATAA
- a CDS encoding tetratricopeptide repeat protein, translating into MVKIISLTAFLALLALGGCQSQTGGGELNDSQREYILSKVNNYNGLIKLYREKLSRKEDKDTRYQLAEYYYLAEDFDSSRQYLQPLIANNPDERALLLASKNLMELGNYSEAQAMVAGVLRQNPQSGEAWNMQGILLAQDGDFTGAARAFNSARQRFVDDDIVINNLAMLAIMQNDYATARDYLFSLYGRGHASQKVLHNLVYVLVKLQDFNGAESILQQEKMADRSDGLMEALAKVNPRPRVRSAALSAPAPVSIAKSAAPAVKSGAQTGIAPPPLKTAAAERTSTSTQDEITRLLDNQPTAKPAGLVEKASLSLTSGLKDVSAVRSGRHPGYFRMTLESQHAINFRELPSADKNKRIFELQNVRLGQALLRAADDIPREYPNINKLTFYQNQTDAVLIEFEFTHSLAKTKVFRLAAGKVPGERLVFDIYYG; encoded by the coding sequence GTGGTCAAAATAATCTCTCTTACGGCGTTTCTCGCGCTGCTGGCGTTGGGCGGCTGCCAGAGCCAAACCGGCGGCGGTGAACTCAATGATAGTCAGCGTGAATATATTCTCAGTAAGGTCAATAACTATAACGGCTTGATCAAGCTCTACCGTGAAAAGCTCAGCCGTAAAGAGGATAAGGATACCCGCTACCAGCTGGCGGAATACTACTATCTGGCGGAGGATTTCGACTCTTCCCGCCAGTATCTGCAGCCGCTCATCGCCAACAATCCCGATGAACGGGCATTATTACTGGCAAGTAAAAACCTGATGGAGCTCGGCAATTATAGCGAAGCGCAGGCGATGGTTGCCGGCGTGCTCAGGCAGAACCCCCAAAGCGGCGAGGCCTGGAATATGCAGGGGATCCTGCTGGCGCAAGATGGCGATTTTACCGGGGCGGCCCGCGCGTTTAATAGCGCGAGGCAGCGCTTTGTCGATGACGATATCGTGATTAATAACCTGGCGATGCTGGCCATTATGCAAAACGATTACGCCACCGCCAGAGACTATCTTTTTTCTCTCTACGGCAGGGGGCATGCGAGCCAGAAAGTGCTGCATAACCTCGTCTACGTGCTGGTCAAGCTCCAGGACTTTAACGGTGCGGAAAGCATCCTGCAGCAGGAAAAGATGGCCGACCGTAGCGACGGGTTGATGGAAGCGCTGGCGAAAGTGAATCCGCGCCCGCGCGTGCGGTCGGCAGCGTTGTCGGCCCCGGCTCCGGTGTCGATAGCGAAAAGCGCGGCGCCAGCGGTGAAATCGGGGGCCCAGACCGGCATCGCACCGCCACCGCTCAAAACGGCGGCCGCTGAACGCACATCGACCTCCACTCAGGATGAAATAACCCGGCTCCTGGATAATCAGCCGACGGCGAAGCCGGCAGGGCTGGTGGAAAAAGCGTCTTTGTCGTTAACCAGCGGTCTGAAAGACGTTTCTGCGGTTCGCTCCGGACGCCACCCCGGATATTTCCGCATGACGCTGGAGTCGCAGCATGCGATTAATTTCCGCGAACTTCCCAGCGCGGATAAAAATAAGCGTATTTTTGAATTACAGAATGTCAGACTAGGGCAGGCGTTGCTGCGTGCGGCTGACGATATTCCCAGAGAATACCCCAATATCAATAAATTGACGTTTTATCAGAATCAAACGGATGCTGTTTTAATTGAGTTTGAATTTACCCACTCACTGGCAAAAACGAAGGTATTCCGCCTCGCTGCGGGTAAGGTTCCAGGGGAACGACTGGTGTTTGATATTTATTACGGCTGA
- the tadF gene encoding tight adherence pilus pseudopilin TadF, producing the protein MNNTMGKIKRALRDDRGSVAIEAGLYFVVFFVLCALLVDFSAVFLNKSYLERVTHSLASVVRERSVFYGEREELSQQEVSDLYDLAGVLLEESRLAGSRYQLVVEAAFFQSSGSKAQKNLLNTQSFSRGTGICRSRVAITSAQIAALSPWDTKGRWLPVYQVTMCLPGGESLFKRALNSAGIQIGDIAISNAVIPR; encoded by the coding sequence ATGAATAACACGATGGGCAAGATAAAACGCGCGCTACGCGACGATCGAGGGTCAGTCGCGATTGAGGCCGGTCTGTACTTCGTCGTCTTTTTTGTGCTGTGCGCGCTGCTGGTGGATTTCAGCGCCGTCTTTCTGAATAAAAGTTACCTCGAGCGGGTCACCCATTCGCTGGCCAGCGTGGTACGCGAAAGGTCTGTCTTCTATGGCGAAAGAGAGGAGCTAAGTCAGCAGGAGGTCAGCGATCTCTACGATCTGGCCGGTGTTCTGCTGGAGGAGAGCCGTCTGGCAGGCAGCCGCTATCAACTGGTGGTGGAAGCCGCCTTCTTTCAATCCAGCGGCAGCAAAGCGCAAAAAAACCTGTTGAATACTCAGTCCTTCTCCCGGGGGACCGGGATCTGCCGCAGCCGGGTTGCGATAACCAGCGCGCAGATTGCGGCGCTGTCGCCGTGGGATACGAAAGGGCGCTGGCTGCCGGTTTATCAGGTGACGATGTGTCTGCCGGGCGGCGAGAGTTTATTTAAACGCGCGTTGAATAGCGCCGGAATACAGATCGGCGATATTGCCATCAGCAATGCGGTGATCCCGCGTTAA
- a CDS encoding TadE/TadG family type IV pilus assembly protein, giving the protein MDITIGECMFKKIKNGLRHYLYAEHGVAAMEFSMVFIPFIISILFIAEMCRVVFISSALDLIIAESGHIAAITRVPDNYQQYFNAEINKRMADWPLISREVHVQISVSWCDSISAVINHTCTTTDAHNKPLAFYKVTTDYQPLFFFFPSQSVIQELSRRILLVQEFQREAENNE; this is encoded by the coding sequence GTGGATATAACCATTGGTGAATGTATGTTTAAAAAGATAAAAAACGGTCTGCGGCATTATTTATACGCTGAACATGGTGTTGCTGCTATGGAATTTTCCATGGTGTTTATTCCTTTTATTATTTCGATACTTTTTATTGCCGAGATGTGCCGGGTGGTCTTTATTTCCTCGGCGCTCGATCTGATTATCGCCGAGTCGGGCCATATAGCGGCGATCACCAGAGTGCCAGACAATTATCAGCAATATTTTAATGCCGAAATCAATAAGCGCATGGCCGACTGGCCGCTCATTTCCCGTGAAGTACATGTCCAGATTTCGGTTAGCTGGTGTGACAGTATTTCCGCGGTGATTAACCACACTTGCACCACCACGGATGCGCATAATAAGCCGCTGGCATTTTATAAAGTGACCACTGATTATCAGCCGCTGTTTTTCTTCTTTCCTTCGCAAAGCGTCATCCAGGAACTAAGCCGCAGGATTTTACTGGTACAGGAATTTCAGCGTGAGGCAGAAAATAATGAATAA
- a CDS encoding TadE/TadG family type IV pilus assembly protein: MRSRFLRFIVRLLRQEYGAITVMFAIMFPLIMMFYSVAYDGANLQSSRARLADGLNQGVLAVAILDNRNTTAADKAENITLVHNYLSYYVPDATIAKNDLAVAVEVNYSTTETGKLDSVDYTASGKASMRPIIGAQQEVGFDSAVDIRADSGAGVVRKTFEVVRFPTDYALVLDFSGSMQELSSEPGMTRITLLRKVVTDFISDILNDDSVSNTVSIIPFSIGVPVILPGENIAGGVSVGCSFVGKLKPQYQKVDLDFWYNKFHINNSNTPAEKAQSYSYDRSLYSYYQDVIGPATGNSMDNMVTKGWCVKNASYGSSVGRDVYSCDADPRSRLFDNYDEFLESRVAAHDLMLRDGANYAITNNETLDYEGMFADGYMFSEQAVITFKHMIGSRSMRPFDLDCYSAFDAMDFSFEMVNLLKDKTAKPKSYLIELTNDISVIDEFNNMRIVNGSPTHVTSGLLRSLPVVAKGTNPRKAIIVISDGIDSGSTTSGPYAMTERLFKTYDLCRRVREGLLRYPQGTPTQVADIFFIFTVNNSETTNALNLWRNYCAGDNVFLATNYQDIINVLTGIAKKSSVKFINKNEPE, encoded by the coding sequence ATGCGAAGCCGGTTTTTACGGTTTATCGTGCGTCTTTTGCGTCAGGAGTACGGCGCGATAACCGTGATGTTTGCCATTATGTTTCCGCTGATAATGATGTTTTATTCGGTGGCCTATGATGGCGCTAATTTACAAAGCAGTCGCGCCAGGCTGGCAGATGGCCTTAATCAAGGCGTGCTGGCGGTGGCGATTCTCGACAACCGCAACACCACCGCCGCGGATAAGGCGGAGAATATTACGCTGGTGCATAACTACCTTTCCTACTATGTGCCGGATGCGACGATCGCCAAAAACGATCTGGCCGTAGCGGTAGAGGTGAACTACAGCACCACGGAAACCGGCAAACTTGACTCCGTGGACTATACCGCCAGCGGTAAAGCCAGCATGCGGCCAATAATCGGCGCGCAGCAAGAGGTCGGTTTTGACTCCGCGGTGGATATTCGTGCCGACAGCGGCGCGGGAGTGGTCAGAAAAACGTTTGAAGTCGTCAGATTCCCGACTGATTACGCTCTGGTACTGGATTTTTCGGGTTCAATGCAAGAGCTCTCATCAGAGCCGGGGATGACAAGAATTACCTTGCTCCGTAAGGTTGTGACGGATTTCATCAGTGATATATTAAATGATGATTCGGTGAGTAATACGGTAAGCATTATTCCATTCAGTATTGGTGTGCCAGTTATCCTGCCGGGCGAAAATATTGCGGGTGGGGTAAGCGTGGGTTGCTCTTTTGTAGGAAAGTTAAAGCCACAGTATCAAAAAGTCGATCTTGATTTCTGGTATAATAAATTCCACATCAATAATTCTAATACTCCTGCTGAGAAGGCTCAGTCTTATAGTTATGACCGTTCATTATATAGCTATTATCAAGATGTGATTGGTCCGGCTACCGGTAATAGTATGGATAATATGGTTACGAAAGGATGGTGCGTAAAAAATGCGAGTTATGGCAGCAGCGTGGGTAGAGATGTGTACAGCTGTGATGCCGATCCGCGTTCAAGGTTGTTTGATAACTATGATGAGTTTCTTGAATCGCGTGTAGCGGCTCATGATTTAATGCTGAGGGACGGCGCGAATTATGCAATCACGAATAATGAAACCCTGGATTATGAGGGGATGTTTGCCGATGGATATATGTTTTCAGAACAGGCGGTTATCACCTTTAAACATATGATTGGATCGCGGTCGATGCGGCCTTTTGATCTGGATTGTTATTCTGCATTTGACGCAATGGATTTTAGTTTCGAGATGGTCAATCTCCTGAAGGATAAGACAGCAAAACCTAAGTCCTATCTTATAGAGCTAACAAACGATATTAGTGTTATTGATGAGTTTAATAACATGAGGATTGTTAATGGCTCACCCACTCATGTGACCTCTGGCCTGCTACGATCCCTACCGGTAGTTGCCAAAGGCACCAATCCCAGAAAAGCAATTATCGTGATATCCGATGGTATTGATTCCGGCAGCACGACCAGTGGACCCTATGCGATGACCGAGCGGCTATTTAAAACGTACGATCTTTGCCGGCGAGTCAGGGAGGGACTACTCCGTTACCCGCAGGGAACCCCGACTCAGGTGGCCGATATCTTTTTTATTTTTACGGTTAATAATTCGGAAACTACCAATGCCCTTAATTTGTGGCGCAATTATTGTGCCGGTGACAACGTGTTCCTTGCCACCAACTATCAGGACATTATTAACGTCCTGACGGGGATTGCTAAAAAATCCTCGGTGAAATTTATCAATAAAAATGAGCCGGAATAA
- a CDS encoding GTP-binding protein — translation MMKDYKVILVGRSGSGKTTAIRSVSEINVVSTDVLASDRGDAEKDTTTVGFDYGELTIPGGQNRMRLYGTPGQERFTFMRDILERGSVGILLLADNHRPDPLAETRSWLRALKTGPLAGNAIVLLGIVKCDLSPLPDLEQYQRLLREEGLTLPVATLDARSPERVLFLLKVLFCQLERARNEEVYS, via the coding sequence ATGATGAAAGACTATAAGGTGATCCTGGTAGGACGCAGCGGCTCGGGTAAGACCACGGCTATCCGTAGCGTCAGTGAAATCAACGTCGTGTCAACGGACGTGCTGGCATCGGACCGCGGCGACGCAGAGAAAGACACCACCACCGTCGGTTTTGACTACGGCGAGCTGACTATTCCTGGCGGGCAAAACCGGATGCGGCTTTACGGCACTCCGGGGCAGGAGCGCTTCACGTTTATGCGCGATATCCTGGAACGCGGCAGCGTCGGTATTCTGCTGCTGGCCGATAATCACCGGCCAGATCCGCTGGCAGAGACTCGCAGTTGGCTGCGGGCGCTGAAAACCGGCCCGTTGGCGGGAAATGCGATCGTGCTGCTGGGCATCGTTAAGTGCGATTTGTCCCCCTTACCTGATCTTGAACAATACCAGCGCTTGCTGCGGGAGGAGGGGCTAACTCTTCCCGTCGCGACGCTGGATGCACGCAGCCCGGAAAGGGTCTTATTTCTGCTGAAGGTGCTGTTTTGCCAGCTTGAGCGTGCCAGAAATGAAGAGGTTTATTCCTGA
- a CDS encoding A24 family peptidase yields the protein MNIAWLLTAGISGVLIYICYMDIRWRRIPNRATLLILLLSSLAGFTHMPYPAFILPGILLALGFIAVMAKLMGAGDIKLVCALAVALSVPETGNFLLLTAIAGIPVAIVSLLCFYFFAREERATVPYALAISCGYWLQLWI from the coding sequence GTGAATATCGCATGGCTATTGACTGCCGGTATCAGCGGAGTGCTTATCTATATTTGCTATATGGATATCCGCTGGCGGCGGATACCTAACCGCGCCACGCTGCTGATACTGCTGCTCTCCAGTCTCGCAGGATTTACGCATATGCCTTATCCGGCGTTCATTCTCCCCGGCATACTGCTGGCGCTGGGTTTTATCGCCGTGATGGCGAAGCTGATGGGCGCCGGGGATATTAAGCTGGTGTGCGCGCTGGCGGTGGCGTTGTCAGTACCGGAGACCGGCAATTTTTTGCTGCTGACGGCCATCGCGGGTATTCCCGTCGCCATTGTCAGCCTGCTCTGTTTTTATTTCTTCGCCCGCGAGGAACGCGCGACGGTGCCATATGCGCTGGCCATCAGCTGCGGGTACTGGCTACAGCTGTGGATATAA
- a CDS encoding type II secretion system F family protein, producing MFYILALILLVSGAGGLTRIWLLKRRRQRIYHLLEQSSKQYAFIPQDNTTPVERIMRKTSRLVSWTAMLDKNIVAKTLTVVIATLLLVFVDAAGIYTFSREMLFLCVLACVVVVILLPNLVKEMTIKKHMKRISDDLPFVIDMLAVCVQSGMTIEKALRYIADNTYAINPNIATLFDRAMLKTEVNGINAALEQLYEEVPGTEVRMLCSTLQQSIKYGSSIYQVLIDLSKEMRELQLLNTEEKVASLSAKMTLPMIAFIMFPLLVIVAGPGFIGMVSMWSK from the coding sequence ATGTTTTATATTCTTGCGCTAATCCTGCTGGTCTCCGGCGCCGGGGGATTAACCCGGATCTGGTTATTGAAGCGACGTCGGCAGCGTATTTATCACCTGCTGGAGCAGAGTAGCAAGCAGTACGCTTTTATCCCACAGGATAATACAACGCCGGTTGAGCGAATCATGAGGAAAACCAGTCGACTGGTCTCGTGGACCGCGATGCTGGATAAAAACATTGTCGCTAAAACGTTAACCGTCGTTATCGCGACGCTACTGCTGGTATTCGTGGATGCGGCCGGGATTTATACATTTTCCCGTGAGATGTTATTTCTTTGCGTACTGGCCTGCGTGGTGGTGGTTATTCTGTTACCGAATCTGGTAAAGGAAATGACCATAAAAAAACACATGAAAAGGATTTCTGACGACCTGCCATTCGTTATCGATATGCTGGCAGTCTGCGTGCAATCCGGGATGACCATTGAAAAAGCGTTGCGTTATATCGCCGACAATACCTATGCCATTAATCCCAATATCGCCACGCTGTTCGACAGGGCGATGCTCAAAACAGAGGTGAACGGGATTAACGCCGCGCTGGAACAACTCTATGAAGAGGTTCCGGGGACAGAAGTCAGAATGCTGTGTTCGACCTTGCAGCAAAGTATTAAATATGGCTCGTCAATATATCAGGTGTTGATCGACCTTTCTAAAGAGATGCGCGAACTGCAGCTGCTGAATACCGAAGAGAAGGTGGCCAGCCTGTCAGCAAAAATGACGTTGCCGATGATCGCTTTCATTATGTTTCCGCTGTTGGTCATCGTCGCGGGGCCGGGTTTTATAGGGATGGTGTCAATGTGGTCAAAATAA